From one Brachypodium distachyon strain Bd21 chromosome 4, Brachypodium_distachyon_v3.0, whole genome shotgun sequence genomic stretch:
- the LOC100838624 gene encoding cytochrome P450 716B1 isoform X1 encodes MAYPLLLAALLTLLVAAILQLLYRHYRYYSTYNLPPGHLGIPIIGRTFSLLRAFSTNSDDQWFRDRINKYGPVSMLTLLGSPTVLLAGPAANRFIFSNDGLILTQTSALRALVGRSVLTLAGVELKQVRGALQGFLKPEMVRRYVCKIDHEVRSHVELNWVGRDIVTVLPTVRRLALGIICSAVLGQEAAHFKESLCTDFVTLGKAILSFPVKIPFSRFSKGMTASAKIRKAITNIAQKKQESLLHAGHGAAGNDFITYMLILCSQGVHSLTMEDIVDNAMSLIVGAHETSSVLITFMIRYLAGEQDILDKVTKEQDEIASNKKPEDALTWDDVAKMKYTWKVAMETLRTVPPVFGSFRTATKDIEYQGYHIPKGWKVFAAQSVTHMDAQIFHEPHNFDPTRFEKFVPPYCYMPFGGGPRMCPGNEFARVEIMVAMHYLVRQFRWKIMCKEETYKRDPKPTPSLGLPIKLNIRSMP; translated from the exons ATGGCTTACCCTCTTCTCCTCGCAGCACTACTTACCTTGCTCGTAGCAGCAATTCTCCAACTCCTTTACAGACACTACAGGTACTACTCCACCTACAACCTGCCTCCAGGCCACCTGGGCATACCCATCATCGGCAGAACCTTCTCCCTCCTGCGTGCCTTCAGCACCAACTCCGATGACCAGTGGTTCAGGGACCGGATCAACAAGTATGGGCCGGTGTCTATGCTTACGCTGCTGGGCTCGCCGACAGTTCTGCTGGCCGGGCCTGCGGCCAACCGGTTCATATTCAGCAACGACGGTCTGATACTAACGCAGACAAGTGCCCTGAGAGCCCTTGTAGGTCGGTCCGTGCTGACGCTGGCCGGGGTTGAGTTGAAGCAGGTCCGCGGcgcgctgcaggggttcctgaAGCCGGAGATGGTGAGGAGGTATGTGTGCAAGATTGACCACGAGGTCAGGAGCCATGTCGAGCTCAACTGGGTTGGTCGCGACATCGTGACG GTCTTGCCAACCGTGAGGCGTCTTGCACTTGGCATCATCTGTTCGGCTGTCTTGGGCCAAGAGGCAGCCCATTTTAAAGAAAGCCTTTGCACTGATTTCGTCACTCTTGGGAAGGCCATCTTATCATTTCCCGTGAAGATACCTTTCAGCAGGTTCAGCAAGGGCATGACTGCGAGCGCGAAAATTAGAAAGGCTATCACAAATATTGCCCAAAAGAAGCAAGAATCACTGTTGCACGCAGGCCATGGCGCTGCTGGCAATGATTTCATCACATACATGCTCATTCTTTGCTCTCAAGGTGTCCACTCCCTCACAATGGAGGACATTGTGGATAATGCGATGAGTCTCATCGTTGGGGCGCACGAGACATCGTCTGTTCTTATCACCTTCATGATCCGTTATCTTGCCGGTGAGCAAGACATTCTTGACAAAGTCACTAAAG AACAGGATGAGATTGCATCGAACAAGAAACCAGAGGATGCTCTTACCTGGGATGATGTTGCAAAGATGAAGTACACCTGGAAAGTTGCAATGGAGACACTTAGAACAGTTCCTCCTGTATTTGGTAGCTTTCGGACAGCTACCAAAGACATTGAGTACCAGGGCTACCACATCCCAAAAGGCTGGAAG GTCTTCGCCGCGCAAAGCGTCACACATATGGATGCACAGATCTTTCATGAGCCTCACAATTTTGATCCTACTCGGTTTGAGAAATTTGTTCCACCATATTGCTACATGCCATTTGGTGGAGGTCCCAGAATGTGCCCTGGGAATGAGTTTGCCAGGGTAGAAATCATGGTGGCCATGCACTATCTAGTGAGGCAGTTCAGGTGGAAGATCATGTGTAAAGAAGAAACATACAAGAGGGATCCAAAGCCAACGCCTAGCCTTGGACTTCCAATCAAACTCAACATAAGATCCATGCCCTAA
- the LOC100838326 gene encoding dirigent protein 1 → MASSVSWILVVSSALLAASSYYYSHRINVPSIPTTTTTHLHFYMHDVYTGPHPTAALIVAGRDNNKDNATPGEKDNNPRRFGDIAVMNNVLTEGPEPGSARVGKAQGFTVRVAEGGTVNALSLHLVLETGEYAGSSLAVQGRVDTDTAVRESVIVGGTGRFRLARGYAHSRSYDYDVATGGVVEIDVYLQLLLDLGA, encoded by the coding sequence ATGGCTAGCTCGGTCTCCTGGATCCTCGTAGTCTCCTCGGCCCTGCTAGCCGCATCCTCCTACTACTACTCCCACCGCATAAACGTTCCAAGCATCCCCACGACAACAACGACGCACCTCCACTTCTACATGCACGACGTCTACACCGGTCCGCACCCCACGGCCGCGCTCATCGTCGCCGGAAGGGACAACAATAAAGACAACGCCACACCCGGCGAAAAGGACAACAACCCACGGAGGTTCGGCGACATCGCGGTGATGAACAACGTGCTGACGGAGGGTCCGGAGCCCGGCAGCGCGCGCGTGGGCAAGGCGCAGGGGTTCACGGTGCGGGTGGCGGAGGGAGGGACCGTGAACGCCCTGAGCCTGCACCTGGTGCTGGAAACCGGGGAGTACGCGGGGAGCTCTTTGGCGGTGCAGGGCAGGGTGGACACGGACACCGCGGTTAGGGAGTCCGTCATCGTGGGGGGCACCGGCCGGTTCCGGTTAGCGAGGGGGTACGCACACAGCAGGAGCTACGACTACGACGTGGCCACCGGAGGCGTCGTGGAGATCGATGTGTacctgcagctgctgcttgATCTTGGAGCCTAG
- the LOC100838624 gene encoding cytochrome P450 716B1 isoform X2 produces MAYPLLLAALLTLLVAAILQLLYRHYRYYSTYNLPPGHLGIPIIGRTFSLLRAFSTNSDDQWFRDRINKYGPVSMLTLLGSPTVLLAGPAANRFIFSNDGLILTQTSALRALVGRSVLTLAGVELKQVRGALQGFLKPEMVRRYVCKIDHEVRSHVELNWVGRDIVTVLPTVRRLALGIICSAVLGQEAAHFKESLCTDFVTLGKAILSFPVKIPFSRFSKGMTASAKIRKAITNIAQKKQESLLHAGHGAAGNDFITYMLILCSQGVHSLTMEDIVDNAMSLIVGAHETSSVLITFMIRYLAEQDEIASNKKPEDALTWDDVAKMKYTWKVAMETLRTVPPVFGSFRTATKDIEYQGYHIPKGWKVFAAQSVTHMDAQIFHEPHNFDPTRFEKFVPPYCYMPFGGGPRMCPGNEFARVEIMVAMHYLVRQFRWKIMCKEETYKRDPKPTPSLGLPIKLNIRSMP; encoded by the exons ATGGCTTACCCTCTTCTCCTCGCAGCACTACTTACCTTGCTCGTAGCAGCAATTCTCCAACTCCTTTACAGACACTACAGGTACTACTCCACCTACAACCTGCCTCCAGGCCACCTGGGCATACCCATCATCGGCAGAACCTTCTCCCTCCTGCGTGCCTTCAGCACCAACTCCGATGACCAGTGGTTCAGGGACCGGATCAACAAGTATGGGCCGGTGTCTATGCTTACGCTGCTGGGCTCGCCGACAGTTCTGCTGGCCGGGCCTGCGGCCAACCGGTTCATATTCAGCAACGACGGTCTGATACTAACGCAGACAAGTGCCCTGAGAGCCCTTGTAGGTCGGTCCGTGCTGACGCTGGCCGGGGTTGAGTTGAAGCAGGTCCGCGGcgcgctgcaggggttcctgaAGCCGGAGATGGTGAGGAGGTATGTGTGCAAGATTGACCACGAGGTCAGGAGCCATGTCGAGCTCAACTGGGTTGGTCGCGACATCGTGACG GTCTTGCCAACCGTGAGGCGTCTTGCACTTGGCATCATCTGTTCGGCTGTCTTGGGCCAAGAGGCAGCCCATTTTAAAGAAAGCCTTTGCACTGATTTCGTCACTCTTGGGAAGGCCATCTTATCATTTCCCGTGAAGATACCTTTCAGCAGGTTCAGCAAGGGCATGACTGCGAGCGCGAAAATTAGAAAGGCTATCACAAATATTGCCCAAAAGAAGCAAGAATCACTGTTGCACGCAGGCCATGGCGCTGCTGGCAATGATTTCATCACATACATGCTCATTCTTTGCTCTCAAGGTGTCCACTCCCTCACAATGGAGGACATTGTGGATAATGCGATGAGTCTCATCGTTGGGGCGCACGAGACATCGTCTGTTCTTATCACCTTCATGATCCGTTATCTTGCCG AACAGGATGAGATTGCATCGAACAAGAAACCAGAGGATGCTCTTACCTGGGATGATGTTGCAAAGATGAAGTACACCTGGAAAGTTGCAATGGAGACACTTAGAACAGTTCCTCCTGTATTTGGTAGCTTTCGGACAGCTACCAAAGACATTGAGTACCAGGGCTACCACATCCCAAAAGGCTGGAAG GTCTTCGCCGCGCAAAGCGTCACACATATGGATGCACAGATCTTTCATGAGCCTCACAATTTTGATCCTACTCGGTTTGAGAAATTTGTTCCACCATATTGCTACATGCCATTTGGTGGAGGTCCCAGAATGTGCCCTGGGAATGAGTTTGCCAGGGTAGAAATCATGGTGGCCATGCACTATCTAGTGAGGCAGTTCAGGTGGAAGATCATGTGTAAAGAAGAAACATACAAGAGGGATCCAAAGCCAACGCCTAGCCTTGGACTTCCAATCAAACTCAACATAAGATCCATGCCCTAA